One window of Parasegetibacter sp. NRK P23 genomic DNA carries:
- a CDS encoding ATP-binding cassette domain-containing protein: MSSSFTISHLTHTLSGKKILDDVSFSIQPQEHWLITGASGSGKTTLVEMLAHYRFHEGFIHAEGKPRMAYLPQQHQFKTRSNTNDFYYQQRFQSMDSEDSATVTEYLGEEHLQQTAIRQWIHAFQLDTLLKRPLIQLSNGENKRVQLVKALTTEPEVLIMDNPFLGLDVQGRAILHRGMEELAEHGIQFIITGPSKEIPIFITDVLVLEKGKVHFSGKRKEYHPEKEPEHTTVLPDLPEGMPALKASFSTAVALRNVTVRYGEKYILQQLNWTVNKGEKWLLSGANGSGKSTLLSLITGDNPQAYANDITLFDRKRGSGESIWDIKKNTGYVSPELHLSFNSFSPASDVIGSGIFDTIGLFRPLSAAQEKLIRGWLRILNIEQLYEHALVRLPLGTQRLLLVIRAFIKNPPLLVLDEPCQGLDDMQRDQVLWLTDMICAQPETTLIYVSHYADEVPSCITHRFQL; this comes from the coding sequence ATGAGCAGTTCATTCACGATTTCGCATTTAACGCATACTCTTTCAGGAAAGAAAATTTTAGATGATGTTTCTTTTTCTATTCAACCGCAGGAACACTGGCTGATCACCGGGGCATCGGGCAGCGGAAAAACCACACTCGTTGAAATGCTGGCCCATTACAGGTTTCACGAAGGTTTTATTCATGCCGAAGGCAAACCACGCATGGCATACCTTCCACAACAACACCAGTTCAAAACACGGTCGAATACCAACGATTTCTACTACCAGCAACGTTTCCAGTCGATGGATTCCGAAGACAGCGCCACGGTTACCGAATACCTCGGGGAAGAACACCTGCAGCAAACCGCTATCAGGCAATGGATACATGCATTTCAGCTCGACACCTTGCTGAAACGCCCGCTGATCCAGCTTTCCAACGGTGAAAACAAACGGGTGCAACTTGTGAAAGCGCTGACCACCGAACCCGAAGTGCTTATTATGGACAATCCGTTCCTGGGCCTGGATGTGCAGGGGCGCGCCATCCTGCACCGTGGCATGGAAGAACTTGCCGAACATGGCATTCAATTTATCATTACGGGACCATCCAAAGAAATTCCGATATTCATCACAGATGTACTGGTGCTGGAGAAGGGCAAAGTTCACTTCTCGGGCAAACGAAAGGAATATCATCCCGAAAAAGAACCAGAGCACACCACAGTTTTGCCCGACCTTCCCGAAGGCATGCCTGCCCTGAAGGCCTCCTTCTCCACGGCAGTGGCCCTCCGCAACGTCACAGTGCGCTACGGGGAAAAATATATTCTGCAACAACTGAACTGGACCGTCAACAAAGGAGAGAAATGGCTGCTTTCGGGTGCGAACGGGAGTGGGAAATCCACCCTGCTCAGTCTGATCACCGGAGATAATCCGCAGGCTTATGCGAACGATATTACTCTTTTCGACCGGAAGCGCGGTTCGGGAGAAAGCATCTGGGACATTAAAAAGAATACCGGTTACGTTTCCCCCGAACTGCACCTCAGTTTTAACTCCTTCTCTCCCGCCTCCGATGTGATCGGCTCAGGTATCTTTGATACGATTGGCTTATTCCGGCCACTCAGCGCCGCTCAGGAAAAACTGATCCGCGGTTGGTTACGCATCCTGAACATTGAGCAGTTGTATGAGCACGCTTTGGTAAGACTTCCACTCGGCACCCAACGGTTGCTCCTGGTTATCAGAGCGTTCATCAAAAACCCGCCGCTGCTGGTACTGGATGAACCCTGCCAGGGGCTGGACGACATGCAACGCGATCAGGTGCTCTGGCTCACCGATATGATCTGCGCCCAGCCGGAAACCACGCTCATTTACGTGAGCCATTATGCCGATGAAGTGCCATCCTGCATCACCCACCGGTTTCAACTGTAA
- a CDS encoding PQQ-dependent sugar dehydrogenase has protein sequence MLKLNLKWSLLVAVSCSAIACVMSGFSEQDPIKSEKLTFNMEIIETGINVPWGMEFLPNGDILVTEKSGQIKVIRNGKVQEQEITGVPKVYARGQGGLFDLQLHPKYAENGWIYISYSAPNPDGNGGMTHIMRAKLKGNALTDQEVLFKGSPYTTSGVHFGGRMEFGKDGYLYFSIGERGEKEKAQSLETYNGKVYRIKDDGTIPTDNPFYNTPGAIKAIYSYGHRNPQGLRLHPQTGELWETEHGPMGGDELNIVRKGKNYGWPKVTFGIDYNGAIISKDTTLPGIEAPVFYWKPSIATSNLVFVTGNKYPSWKGNVLVCGMVLQRLERLELNGNKVTHREILLDKIGRVRNVEQGPDGFIYVSVEGGKIIKIVPAA, from the coding sequence ATGCTGAAGTTAAATTTAAAATGGTCCCTGCTGGTAGCGGTATCCTGTTCCGCCATCGCCTGTGTAATGTCCGGCTTTTCGGAGCAGGACCCGATTAAATCGGAGAAACTTACGTTCAACATGGAGATCATTGAAACCGGCATCAATGTACCCTGGGGAATGGAGTTCCTGCCGAACGGTGATATCCTGGTAACGGAGAAATCCGGGCAGATCAAAGTGATCAGGAACGGAAAAGTGCAGGAGCAGGAGATCACCGGCGTACCGAAAGTGTATGCCCGTGGACAGGGCGGGTTATTCGACCTGCAACTGCATCCGAAATACGCGGAGAACGGCTGGATATATATTTCCTATTCCGCGCCCAACCCCGACGGAAACGGCGGCATGACACATATTATGCGGGCGAAACTGAAAGGCAATGCGCTCACCGATCAGGAAGTACTCTTCAAAGGTTCGCCGTACACCACTTCAGGCGTTCACTTCGGAGGAAGAATGGAATTTGGCAAAGATGGCTACCTGTATTTCTCTATCGGGGAAAGAGGGGAAAAAGAAAAAGCCCAGTCGCTGGAAACCTATAATGGAAAAGTGTACCGGATAAAAGACGATGGTACCATTCCCACCGATAATCCTTTTTACAATACACCCGGGGCCATCAAAGCCATCTACTCTTACGGACACCGGAACCCACAGGGCTTAAGGCTGCACCCGCAAACCGGAGAACTCTGGGAAACGGAACATGGTCCCATGGGTGGAGATGAACTGAACATTGTGCGGAAGGGAAAAAATTACGGGTGGCCGAAAGTAACTTTCGGGATCGATTACAACGGAGCAATCATTTCAAAAGACACCACGCTCCCGGGTATAGAAGCGCCCGTTTTCTATTGGAAACCATCCATCGCCACCAGCAACCTCGTTTTCGTGACCGGCAACAAATATCCTTCCTGGAAAGGAAACGTATTGGTGTGCGGCATGGTATTACAAAGACTGGAAAGGCTGGAGCTTAACGGCAACAAAGTAACGCACCGGGAAATACTGCTGGACAAGATAGGAAGGGTGCGCAATGTAGAGCAGGGCCCCGATGGGTTTATTTATGTATCCGTAGAAGGAGGAAAAATTATTAAGATTGTACCCGCTGCCTGA
- a CDS encoding homoserine dehydrogenase, producing the protein MEAHKQLTIGLFGFGVVGEGLYKVLQKTPSLKASIKKVCIKDAAKKRNAPAELFTTDANELLNDAEINVIVEVINESEPAFQIVKTALNNGKDVVSASKKMIAEHLTELLELQEKTGHSMLYESAACASIPVIRNLEEYYDNDLLHSIKAIVNGSTNYILTKMFEDKLEFKQALVQAQQLGFAEADPKLDVEGFDAANKWTFLLTHAYGIITRTEGIVFNGIQNIQATDANVAREKNYEIKLVAQAQKLENGKVAAFVLPQFVKHDDHLAFVKNEYNGVVIESGFADKQFFYGKGAGSFPTASAVLSDIAALRYQYKYEYKKLYHHTPHQLGNEFYMRVYVSFTDWKHIPREKFEWIEEWHAHEERNYLVGVIAFKELEQNNWWKENATSLIVTPDAVIEDVEIRKLKKKSLELAGII; encoded by the coding sequence ATGGAGGCACACAAACAATTAACGATCGGACTTTTCGGTTTTGGCGTAGTAGGCGAAGGATTGTACAAAGTTTTGCAGAAAACGCCTTCACTGAAAGCATCCATCAAAAAGGTCTGTATAAAAGATGCGGCTAAAAAAAGGAACGCTCCGGCAGAACTATTCACCACAGATGCAAACGAACTGTTGAACGATGCGGAAATCAATGTGATCGTGGAAGTGATCAACGAAAGCGAACCCGCTTTCCAGATCGTGAAAACCGCGTTGAACAACGGAAAAGACGTGGTGAGCGCCAGCAAAAAAATGATCGCCGAACACCTCACTGAATTGCTGGAACTACAGGAAAAAACCGGGCACTCCATGCTGTACGAATCCGCAGCCTGCGCATCCATCCCGGTGATCCGTAACCTGGAAGAATACTACGACAACGACCTGCTGCATTCCATCAAAGCCATCGTGAACGGGTCCACCAACTATATCCTCACCAAAATGTTCGAGGACAAACTGGAATTCAAACAGGCGCTGGTACAGGCGCAGCAACTGGGCTTCGCCGAAGCCGATCCCAAACTGGACGTGGAAGGTTTCGACGCTGCCAACAAATGGACCTTCCTCCTTACCCATGCCTACGGCATCATCACGCGCACGGAAGGCATCGTATTCAACGGTATCCAGAACATCCAAGCCACAGACGCCAATGTTGCACGGGAAAAGAATTACGAGATCAAACTCGTGGCCCAGGCACAGAAACTGGAGAACGGAAAAGTAGCCGCCTTCGTGCTGCCGCAATTCGTGAAACACGACGACCACCTTGCCTTCGTTAAGAACGAATACAATGGCGTAGTGATAGAAAGCGGTTTCGCCGACAAGCAATTCTTCTACGGTAAAGGAGCAGGCAGTTTCCCTACCGCCTCCGCTGTACTGAGTGATATCGCCGCACTCCGCTACCAATACAAATACGAATACAAAAAACTGTATCACCATACACCGCACCAACTCGGCAACGAATTCTACATGCGCGTGTACGTGAGCTTCACCGACTGGAAGCATATCCCCCGCGAAAAGTTCGAATGGATCGAAGAATGGCACGCCCATGAAGAAAGGAACTACCTCGTTGGTGTGATCGCGTTCAAAGAGCTGGAACAAAACAACTGGTGGAAAGAAAACGCCACCTCGCTGATTGTTACCCCCGACGCGGTGATCGAAGACGTGGAGATTAGGAAGCTGAAGAAGAAGAGCCTGGAACTGGCCGGTATCATCTAG
- a CDS encoding cytochrome c: MKQKKIAAVLVSCLPLLAFLPNQDKELEKSKARGKALYEELCITCHLGNGKGTPGAIPPLAGADYILKNPNNAIYAAKYGLSGAITVNGQKYSTAMPNPGISNEEVADVTNYILNSWGNKGKMVTVKQVEGVKKK, from the coding sequence ATGAAACAAAAAAAGATAGCAGCAGTGTTGGTAAGCTGTTTGCCGCTCCTCGCATTTCTTCCAAACCAGGATAAAGAACTGGAAAAAAGTAAGGCAAGAGGGAAAGCATTGTATGAAGAACTGTGCATCACCTGCCACCTGGGTAACGGCAAAGGCACACCAGGAGCCATTCCTCCGCTTGCCGGTGCGGATTATATATTGAAGAATCCGAACAACGCTATATACGCGGCGAAATATGGTTTGAGCGGCGCCATTACCGTGAACGGGCAGAAATACAGTACAGCGATGCCTAACCCGGGTATCAGCAATGAGGAAGTCGCGGATGTCACGAATTACATCCTCAACAGTTGGGGAAACAAAGGGAAGATGGTTACGGTGAAACAAGTGGAGGGCGTGAAGAAAAAATAA
- a CDS encoding T9SS type A sorting domain-containing protein has translation MAQSPGQIIRPVGGAGVTVLNPNGDAYSSATVTGFTTSDITQSEIAFKVVPPAVVEPTGDVATGPNGGFTDIVKTFDGSGFYIYTDGTNLMFRLRIGNVISGSKGYSILVDTDGKIGNTGPYADPNYVAGTNTSSGNPGFEYEVVLETNFRVAVYHVDGSASPGAPVATYPLNTHSQISRALTTDGNTPDYFYDWYVPLTAIGNPASFRLVATTVTSPSSALQGSRSDIYGIDDAANANVSAAWQSVTNAQPTITVSGFNGVSAVCTAAPVLSSPIATGSNISVTGTWSRMDATKPGSATITLYKNGSSVGTTAVNSGNTWSISVSSIANGDVFYARAQASGETQCLQSNNVTASGCITPPASPVLSCGSLKGISGTMPSTASGNTVAVYLVPTTSSSPTSNMVSNGTNLTYPSTTSFAYYTNGCSGGTNYVATGVYMIVTNNGSCSSSPVFVCINSGSSGTPSPLATNALSITQPVYASHTSISGTGAATGDVLRLFINGQYKQSITTTGTGFTFSGLALQTGDQLKLYSQTGSSCMTQSATFTVSCFSQPPSITTNATGNLLHGATTISGTSAYPGASVQVYKGTSPSGTATGSAVTVNSSGAWSVSVPAMTNGETYYAQQTISGCTSSASSPATVLTPASCPTITGSYTGSSTSVSGTMPSSFTGIIRLYQDGAQIGSVSISGSSWNITLSANTLYYNGVLHATAQASGGAESNGCGTVTVGCSAPATPSITPGSAIITEGQDLLLNISNVSSNNWYALMDNTGASFATSMYTTTSSNFSLTSNTFTTAGTYNLYLSADALTGCPNSSTPLTVTVNSATLPVKFVSVAAKRNGESAVISWKVAEEQQVAHYEVQQSTDCNRFETIGTVAFNAGLNGNYQFTPSSLPEAEKVCFRIKQVDKSGTFMYSAVFPLNNADVLRWQVTPNPVQTVAKLSVSVPAHKTGTIYVMDMHGKTMFSRKCTFTKGQSNIALPEVGQLAQGTYLVCLSIENTVEFRKIIKQ, from the coding sequence ATGGCCCAATCGCCGGGGCAGATCATCCGTCCGGTCGGAGGCGCCGGGGTTACCGTGCTCAACCCGAATGGTGATGCTTACAGTTCCGCTACGGTAACCGGTTTCACCACAAGTGACATTACGCAAAGTGAGATCGCTTTCAAAGTAGTCCCCCCCGCAGTTGTTGAGCCTACAGGCGATGTAGCCACAGGGCCCAATGGCGGCTTTACGGATATCGTAAAAACATTCGACGGAAGCGGCTTCTATATATATACTGATGGCACGAACCTCATGTTCAGGCTCCGCATCGGAAACGTGATCAGCGGTTCCAAAGGATACAGTATCCTGGTGGATACCGATGGCAAAATCGGGAATACCGGTCCTTATGCCGATCCGAATTATGTTGCAGGCACCAATACTTCAAGCGGGAACCCCGGTTTTGAATATGAAGTGGTGCTGGAAACAAACTTTCGGGTAGCCGTTTACCATGTGGACGGTTCAGCTTCCCCAGGCGCTCCCGTGGCCACTTATCCCCTCAATACACATTCACAGATATCTCGCGCGCTTACGACCGATGGCAATACACCGGACTATTTTTACGACTGGTATGTTCCCTTAACCGCTATCGGCAACCCTGCGTCGTTCAGACTGGTGGCCACCACCGTTACTTCGCCTTCCTCTGCACTCCAGGGAAGCCGTTCCGATATTTACGGGATAGATGATGCCGCCAACGCGAATGTTTCAGCTGCCTGGCAATCCGTTACCAACGCGCAACCAACCATTACCGTTTCCGGCTTCAATGGTGTAAGCGCTGTATGCACCGCGGCACCTGTTTTGTCAAGCCCCATAGCCACGGGCAGCAATATCTCCGTAACAGGCACCTGGAGCAGGATGGATGCTACTAAACCCGGTTCAGCCACCATCACGCTCTACAAAAACGGAAGTTCCGTGGGCACTACAGCGGTAAACAGCGGAAATACCTGGAGCATAAGCGTGTCCAGCATTGCAAACGGAGATGTGTTTTACGCCAGGGCGCAGGCCAGTGGAGAAACGCAATGCCTGCAATCCAATAATGTTACGGCTTCGGGTTGTATTACGCCACCGGCCTCTCCAGTACTTTCCTGTGGATCTTTGAAAGGAATTTCAGGCACCATGCCTTCTACCGCATCGGGCAATACCGTTGCAGTATACCTCGTGCCCACCACTTCGTCTTCTCCTACGTCAAATATGGTAAGTAACGGTACGAACCTTACTTACCCTTCCACTACAAGCTTCGCTTATTATACCAACGGATGCTCCGGCGGCACCAACTATGTTGCCACTGGCGTTTATATGATCGTTACCAACAATGGCAGCTGCAGCTCCTCTCCGGTATTCGTTTGTATCAATAGTGGCAGCAGCGGCACACCTTCACCATTAGCCACCAATGCACTCAGCATAACACAGCCCGTTTATGCCTCCCATACTTCCATATCAGGAACCGGCGCCGCAACCGGAGATGTACTGCGTTTGTTCATTAACGGACAATACAAACAGAGCATTACAACCACCGGTACCGGGTTTACGTTCTCAGGCCTAGCTCTGCAAACCGGCGATCAATTAAAGTTATATTCTCAAACCGGATCGTCTTGCATGACCCAGTCGGCTACCTTTACCGTAAGTTGTTTCAGCCAGCCGCCATCCATTACCACCAATGCTACCGGCAACCTGCTTCATGGTGCCACCACCATTTCCGGCACCTCTGCCTACCCCGGTGCAAGCGTACAAGTGTACAAAGGTACCAGTCCGTCCGGAACGGCCACAGGTTCCGCGGTTACTGTGAACAGTAGCGGAGCATGGAGCGTTTCAGTTCCAGCCATGACCAACGGCGAAACCTATTATGCGCAACAAACAATCAGCGGATGCACCAGCTCGGCATCTTCCCCAGCTACCGTATTAACACCCGCCAGCTGTCCTACAATTACAGGGAGCTACACCGGCAGCAGTACCAGTGTTTCAGGCACCATGCCTTCCTCCTTTACCGGTATCATAAGGCTGTACCAGGATGGAGCACAGATTGGTTCAGTGAGCATTAGCGGCAGCAGTTGGAACATTACACTTTCCGCCAATACTTTATATTACAACGGGGTATTGCATGCCACCGCACAAGCCAGTGGTGGAGCGGAAAGCAATGGATGCGGTACCGTCACAGTGGGTTGCAGTGCACCTGCAACACCATCCATTACGCCCGGAAGCGCCATCATTACCGAAGGACAAGACTTGCTGTTGAACATCAGCAATGTATCATCGAACAACTGGTATGCTCTAATGGATAATACCGGCGCGAGTTTCGCCACTTCCATGTATACTACCACCAGCAGTAACTTTTCACTTACTTCCAATACATTTACAACGGCAGGCACCTACAACCTCTATCTGAGCGCTGATGCCCTTACCGGTTGCCCCAACAGTTCAACCCCACTTACCGTAACCGTAAACAGCGCCACACTTCCCGTGAAATTCGTGAGCGTAGCAGCGAAGCGTAACGGAGAAAGCGCCGTTATCAGCTGGAAAGTTGCGGAAGAACAGCAGGTGGCGCATTATGAAGTGCAACAGTCCACCGACTGTAACCGCTTCGAAACAATAGGCACCGTGGCTTTCAACGCCGGTTTAAATGGCAATTACCAGTTCACGCCTTCCTCGCTCCCGGAAGCTGAAAAAGTATGCTTCCGCATTAAACAAGTGGATAAAAGCGGAACATTCATGTACAGCGCGGTATTTCCCCTGAACAACGCGGATGTATTGCGCTGGCAGGTAACACCGAACCCGGTTCAAACCGTAGCGAAGCTCTCTGTTTCAGTTCCGGCCCACAAAACGGGGACCATTTATGTGATGGATATGCACGGGAAAACAATGTTCTCCAGGAAATGCACCTTCACAAAGGGGCAGAGCAATATCGCGTTGCCGGAAGTGGGCCAGCTGGCCCAGGGCACCTACCTGGTATGCCTTTCCATTGAAAATACAGTTGAATTCAGGAAAATCATCAAGCAGTAA
- a CDS encoding DUF4920 domain-containing protein, with the protein MKKIAFVLALLATAHFSNAQPPEGPAKPGDVYGAPVNEKGAVNITKIPAQLEKKDSFATKIVATVIDVCPKKGCWINLKIDDNTTAFVKMKDYAFFVPTDLKGKTVVLEGDAFLSTTSVDELKHYAKDAKKSKEEIDAITEPKKEIRFLASGIKVVK; encoded by the coding sequence ATGAAAAAGATTGCATTCGTCCTGGCACTACTTGCCACCGCTCATTTCTCCAACGCGCAGCCACCGGAAGGTCCTGCAAAGCCCGGCGATGTTTACGGTGCGCCCGTAAATGAAAAAGGCGCCGTGAACATCACGAAGATCCCGGCACAACTTGAAAAGAAGGATAGCTTTGCTACAAAGATCGTAGCCACAGTGATTGATGTCTGCCCTAAAAAAGGCTGCTGGATCAACCTGAAAATCGACGACAACACTACCGCCTTCGTAAAAATGAAAGACTATGCATTCTTCGTTCCCACCGACCTGAAAGGGAAAACGGTAGTGCTGGAAGGAGACGCGTTCCTGTCTACCACATCCGTAGATGAATTGAAGCATTACGCCAAGGATGCCAAAAAATCAAAAGAGGAAATTGACGCCATTACGGAACCAAAAAAAGAGATCAGGTTCCTGGCGAGCGGCATTAAGGTAGTGAAATAA